From Sphingobacteriaceae bacterium:
TGCACTTGCTGCGGTGGTAGTGGACGGCGTACCGTCGGGCAACTCCGGCGTCAGACTGCGGAAGGTGGCTGTGAAATGGTAGGACTGGCATGGCTCATTCCGGTGCTCCCGCTGGCGGCGGCCTTCTTCATCGCCCTCTTTGGCCACCGCACCACGGGGCAGGGCGACCGGGTCGGCATCGGCGCGATGAGCATCGCATTTCTCTTGTCCGTCGGCGTCCTGCTGGACGTCATCGGCGGCGCGCGCCTCCAGCAGCATTTTACCTGGGCCATCCACGGGGACCTGGCCCTCACGTTGGGCCTGCAGGTGGACCCCCTGACCGCCGTGATGCTGGTGGTCGTCACCTTGGTCAGCCTCATGGTCCACATCTTCTCCGTGGGCTACATGGAAGGCGACGTGCGCTACAAGCGCTACTACGCGGTGCTGTCGCTCTTCACCTTCAGCATGTTGGGCCTGGTGCTGTCGGACAACCTTTTGTTCCTCTTTGTCTTCTGGGAGTTGATGGGGCTTTGCTCCTACCTCCTCATCGGGCACTACTTTGAGGAGCGGTCCAACGTCCACGCGGCCAACAAGGCGTTCCTCACCACCCGCGTCGGCGACATCGGCATGATGGTGGGCATCATGCTCCTGTTCGCGGCCACGGGCACCTTCCGCTTCGACGAGCTGGGCACCGCGGTCGCAACCGGCGCCATCGGTCTGCCGCTCTTAACCATCGCGGCCATCCTCCTTTTCATCGGGCCCGTGGGCAAGTCGGCCCAGTTCCCGCTGCACGTGTGGCTGCCCGATGCCATGGCGGGTCCCACTCCGGCCAGTGCCCTTATCCACGCGGCCACCATGGTAGCGGCGGGCGTGTACCTGGTGGGCCGGGCCTACGTGCTGTTTGCGCCGGCGCCGGCAGCCCTGGAAGTGGTGGCTTGGGTAGGCGCCTTTACGGCCCTCTTTGCCGCCACCATCGCCCTTGTGATGGAAGACATCAAGAAGGTGCTGGCCTACTCCACCATTTCCCAACTGGGCTTCATGGTGGCCGCCTTGGGCGTGGGCGGGTACACCGCGGCCATGTTCCACTTGATCACCCACGCGTTCTTCAAGGCGCTGCTCTTCTTGGCTTCGGGGTCCGTCATCCACGCGGTGCACACCCAAAACATGCACGAGATGGGCGGCCTGTTCCGCAAGCTGCCGGTGACCGGTTGGACGTGGCTCATCGGCGCGGGCGCGCTCATCGGCATCCCTCCGCTGTCGGGCTTCTGGAGCAAGGAAGAGATTCTCCTGGATGCTTGGCACAACAATCCGGCCATCTTTTGGGTTCTCGTGGCCGCGGCGGCCCTGACGGCCTTCTACACCACCCGCGCCACTTACCTCACCTTCTTTGGCACCCCCCGCAACCGGCAGGCCTACGAGCAGGCCCACGAAGGCGGGCGGGTCATGACCTACCCGCTGATGATCCTGGGCTTCTTCGCGGCCGTGTCCGGGTTCGCGGCCAGCTGGCTGGCGGGGTTTGTGTACTTTGGCCAACCGCACCACGCGGAGTTCAACACCTTTGTCTTCGGTGTGGCCACCGCCGTGTGGGTAGCGGGCGTCCTGTTGGCCCTGGCCATCTACAAGTTCAACCTGGTTTCCCGCCGCCGGATCATCCAGGTGTTCTACCCCATCTGGGTGGTCCTCAAGCGGCGTTATTACATCGATGACGTGTACCAGTACGTCTTCGTCCGCGGCATGATCGGGCTGGCCCTGGTCAGCGCCTGGATCGATCGCAACATCATCGACCTGGTGGTCAATGCGGCCGGCTGGGTGACGCGCCGGGTGTCCGAGTACGTGGACGAATTCGACCGGGGCGTGGTCGACGGCATCGTCAACGGCGTCGGCGGCGCGTTCGTGGTCGGCAGCCGGGTGCTCCGGCAGCTGCAGACGGGCTATGTGCAATCGTATATGCTGGTCTTGTTCCTGGGCCTGTTGGCCGGACTGGCAATCCTGGTAATAGGAGGATAACGCGATGCTGCTCACTGCCTTGGTTTTCATCCCCCTGTTAGGGGCCATCCTCCTCGCGTTTTTCCCGCGGGAACGGGTGAGCGCGATCCGGGCCTTCGCCCTGGCGGTGTCCCTCATCCCGCTGCTCCTGGTGATCTCCCTCTGGCAGCAGCTGGACTTCTCCCAGCCGGGCATGCAGCTGATCACCCAGCGGGACTGGATCCCCAGCCTCGGCATCAGCTACAAGCTGGGCGTTGATGGGATCAGCTTCCCCTTGATCGCCGTCTCGGCCCTGGTGTTGCCCTTGTCGGTGCTGGCCTCCTTCACCATCACCCACCGGGTCAAAGAATTCTTCCTGTGGATGCTGGTGTTGCAGACGGCCATCTACGGCGTATTCACGGCGCTGGACTACTTCCTGTTCTTCATCTTCTTTGAGGCCAGCTTGGTGCCTATGTACTTCATCATCGGCATCTGGGGCGGGCCCCGCAAGGAGTACGCCAGCCTGAAGTTCTTCATCTACACCTTGTTGGGCAGCGCCATCATGCTGGTGGGCATTTTGGCCCTGTACCTGGGCTCGGGCCTCACGCCGCGCACCTTCGACGTGCTGGTGCTGGCCGAGCAGGCCAACCTCTCTCCCACCTTGCAGTGGTGGATCTTCCTGGCCTTCTTTGCCGGCTTCGCGGTGAAGGTGCCCATCTTCCCCTTCCACACGTGGCTGCCCGACGCGCACGTGGAGGCGCCCACCGGCGGCTCCATGATCCTGGCGGGTATCTTGCTGAAGACGGGAACCTACGGCTTCTTCCGCTTCATGCTGCCCACGTTCCCTGACGCAGCCCAGGCCTTCTCGCCGGTGTTGGCCGTGCTCGGCGTTATCGGCATCATCTACGGCGCCCTCGCGGCCATGGCCCAGACGGACATGAAGAAGCTGGTGGCCTACTCCTCCATCAGCCACATGGGCTACGTCGTCCTGGGCGTGGCGGCCATGACACCCATGTCCCTCAACGGGGCCATGTTTGTCAACGTGTCCCACGGGATCATCTCGCCCCTTCTGTTCTTTGTGGTGGCCAGCGTCATCTACGACCGGACCCACACCCGCATGATGAACGAGATGAGCGGGCTGTTTACCAAGATTCCCGTGGCGGCCTCCATCACGGCCTTTGCCGCCTTCGCCAACCTGGGGCTGCCGGGCATGGCGGGCTTCCCGGGCGAGTTCTTCACCTTCGTGGGCTCCTTCCCGGTGTACACCACGCTGGTGATCTTGGGCGCCGCCCTGGGCCTGGTCACCACCGCCGGCTACCACCTGTGGATGATGCAGCGGGTGCTCATGGGCCAGCCCACGGGCGACCGCCTGCCCGACATCAGCACTCGGGAGCTGGTGGTGGCCGCGCCGTTGATGGTGTTCATCGTGTTGCTCGGCATCCTGCCTGGCATCGCCCTGCGGCTCTTTAACGAACCCATCGCCGTGCTGGCCGCCAGGCTCGGAGGGATGTGACGCCCATGCCTGTCGACGGCAGCCTGCGGCTGATCTTGCCGGAGATTATCCTCGCGGTGGCCGGCGTTGTCGTGCTGGCGGCCGGCCTCACCGTGCGGAGCGCCCGGGTGCCGGGCATCCTGGCCCTCTTGGGGATCGGCGCGGCCGCCGCCGCGCTTAACAGCCACGTCCTGGGTACCACCGCCGAGATCTGGAGCGGCACGGTGGTGGTGGACGGATTTGGCAGTGTCTTCAAGGTGATTTTCCTCGTGGTCGGTGCGCTGACGGTGCTGGTCTCCTTGGACTACGTGCACCGCCATCAGCTCCCGGCAGGGGAGTTCTACATCCTGATTCTGCTGGCCACGGTGGGCATGATGTTCATGGCCAGCTCCCTGAACCTGCTCACCATTTATCTGGGCTTGGAGTGCCTCTCCCTGGCCTCCTACAGCTTGGCCGGCATGCTGCGCAAGAGCGCCAAGAGCACCGAGGCGGCGCTGAAGTACATCCTCGTCGGCGCCATTTCCAGCGGCATCGTTCTCTTTGGCATGTCGCTGCTTTTTGGCGTCGCGGGCAGCCTGCACCTCCAAGACATCGCGGCAGCCCTCAGCGCCAGCGACGCCATGGCTCCGGTGGTGGTGGCCGGCATGATGTTCCTCATCGCCGGCTTGGGGGTTAAGATGGCGGCGGTGCCCTTCCACATGTGGGCCCCCGACGTCTACCAGGGCTCGCCGGCCCCGGTGGCGGCTTTCCTCATTACCGCCAGCGAGGCGGCGGCCTTCGCCGCGGCCCTGCGCATCTTCATGGTGGGGCTGCCGGCCCTGCGGGCCGAGTGGACCACCGTGTTCATCCTGCTGGCCGTCGTGTCCATGACCGTGGGCAACATCACGGCCATCCTGCAGACCAATATGCGCCGGATGTTGGCCTACTCCGCGGTGGCTCAGGCGGGGTACATCATGGTGGGTTTGGCGGTGGCGTCGCCGGCTGCTGTCTCCGCGATGATTTACTATCTCATTGCCTACGCCTTTATGACCGTCGGCGCGTTCGCCGTGGTGATCCTGGTGGGCCGTCACCATCCGTCGGAGGAAATCCGGGACTTCCAGGGCTTGAGCCAGCGCTCGCCCCTGGCGGCCTTGGCCCTGACCATCTTCCTCCTGAGCCTCATTGGCATCCCGCCCACCGCCGGCTTCTTCGGCAAGTTCTACCTGATCCGGGCAGCGGTGGGGGCCAACCTGACGTGGCTAGCCGTGGTCATGATGATCAACAGCATCATCTCCATTCCGTACTACTGGGGCGTGGTGCGCACCATGTACTTGATCGAGGCCGAGGACAAGGCGCCCCTGGCGGTGCCTGCTGGCTTGCGCTGGGCCGCCGTCATCGGCCTCGCGGGAACCCTCATCCTGGGGCTGTTCCCCGACACCGTGGTGCAGATCGTGAGCGCGGTGCAAGTGGCGCCCGCCTGGCTGCTGACCGCTTTCTGACCGGTGCTGGTCTGGGGCGGCATTGGCCGTGCCGCCCCCGCGTCTGGCCCAGGGCGGGCCGCACACCCTTGGCCCGCCCGTGGCTGTTTCCTGCTGATTGGTCCCAGCGACAACTCCAGCGAGCCCTGTCCAGGGAGGTGACGGTCACCCCGCAGGTGACGACGGCATGAACAAGGCCATCGGATACGTTCTCTTGGTAGGATCCGTCGCCGGGCTCACGTCCCTTACCGGTTTCACCGGCCAACAGGTGCTGGCCACTACCATCTTTGCCGGGTTCATCTTTGGCACGCTGCTTTTCTGGGAGTTTCGTGTGGCCTTCGCCCTGACGGGCATTGCCCTCCTGTTTGCCTCGGGCATGCTGGACGTGGAGCACTTCATCGAGTTCGCGAGCCTGGATGTCATCCTGTTTCTGGTCGGGATGATGATCGTCATCGGGTACCTGGAGGAGAAGGACTTTTTCACCCGGGCGCTCAACCGGGTGCTGCCCACCATCAGCCGGGGCGCGGTCACCCTGATGGTGGCCCTCATGGGCTTGTCCTTTCTTTCGGCGGCCCTGGTGGACGAAGTCACCTCCATCCTCTTTATGGCCGCCATCACCATGCGTATCGCCCGGCATTAC
This genomic window contains:
- the nuoL gene encoding NADH-quinone oxidoreductase subunit L — translated: MVGLAWLIPVLPLAAAFFIALFGHRTTGQGDRVGIGAMSIAFLLSVGVLLDVIGGARLQQHFTWAIHGDLALTLGLQVDPLTAVMLVVVTLVSLMVHIFSVGYMEGDVRYKRYYAVLSLFTFSMLGLVLSDNLLFLFVFWELMGLCSYLLIGHYFEERSNVHAANKAFLTTRVGDIGMMVGIMLLFAATGTFRFDELGTAVATGAIGLPLLTIAAILLFIGPVGKSAQFPLHVWLPDAMAGPTPASALIHAATMVAAGVYLVGRAYVLFAPAPAALEVVAWVGAFTALFAATIALVMEDIKKVLAYSTISQLGFMVAALGVGGYTAAMFHLITHAFFKALLFLASGSVIHAVHTQNMHEMGGLFRKLPVTGWTWLIGAGALIGIPPLSGFWSKEEILLDAWHNNPAIFWVLVAAAALTAFYTTRATYLTFFGTPRNRQAYEQAHEGGRVMTYPLMILGFFAAVSGFAASWLAGFVYFGQPHHAEFNTFVFGVATAVWVAGVLLALAIYKFNLVSRRRIIQVFYPIWVVLKRRYYIDDVYQYVFVRGMIGLALVSAWIDRNIIDLVVNAAGWVTRRVSEYVDEFDRGVVDGIVNGVGGAFVVGSRVLRQLQTGYVQSYMLVLFLGLLAGLAILVIGG
- a CDS encoding NADH-quinone oxidoreductase subunit M, with protein sequence MLLTALVFIPLLGAILLAFFPRERVSAIRAFALAVSLIPLLLVISLWQQLDFSQPGMQLITQRDWIPSLGISYKLGVDGISFPLIAVSALVLPLSVLASFTITHRVKEFFLWMLVLQTAIYGVFTALDYFLFFIFFEASLVPMYFIIGIWGGPRKEYASLKFFIYTLLGSAIMLVGILALYLGSGLTPRTFDVLVLAEQANLSPTLQWWIFLAFFAGFAVKVPIFPFHTWLPDAHVEAPTGGSMILAGILLKTGTYGFFRFMLPTFPDAAQAFSPVLAVLGVIGIIYGALAAMAQTDMKKLVAYSSISHMGYVVLGVAAMTPMSLNGAMFVNVSHGIISPLLFFVVASVIYDRTHTRMMNEMSGLFTKIPVAASITAFAAFANLGLPGMAGFPGEFFTFVGSFPVYTTLVILGAALGLVTTAGYHLWMMQRVLMGQPTGDRLPDISTRELVVAAPLMVFIVLLGILPGIALRLFNEPIAVLAARLGGM
- a CDS encoding NADH-quinone oxidoreductase subunit N; this translates as MPVDGSLRLILPEIILAVAGVVVLAAGLTVRSARVPGILALLGIGAAAAALNSHVLGTTAEIWSGTVVVDGFGSVFKVIFLVVGALTVLVSLDYVHRHQLPAGEFYILILLATVGMMFMASSLNLLTIYLGLECLSLASYSLAGMLRKSAKSTEAALKYILVGAISSGIVLFGMSLLFGVAGSLHLQDIAAALSASDAMAPVVVAGMMFLIAGLGVKMAAVPFHMWAPDVYQGSPAPVAAFLITASEAAAFAAALRIFMVGLPALRAEWTTVFILLAVVSMTVGNITAILQTNMRRMLAYSAVAQAGYIMVGLAVASPAAVSAMIYYLIAYAFMTVGAFAVVILVGRHHPSEEIRDFQGLSQRSPLAALALTIFLLSLIGIPPTAGFFGKFYLIRAAVGANLTWLAVVMMINSIISIPYYWGVVRTMYLIEAEDKAPLAVPAGLRWAAVIGLAGTLILGLFPDTVVQIVSAVQVAPAWLLTAF